One genomic window of Fusarium keratoplasticum isolate Fu6.1 chromosome 3, whole genome shotgun sequence includes the following:
- a CDS encoding Protein YIF1: MQRATYAQSPPLHHPVPQHVSTVPQLRSPPPPPGSAQSHGYGGSGTTPYQQQGGTSGNVFGAYGNFMNDPTAQVAAQFGQTAFKHGQEYMEQNFGRYVNVSALKHYFNVSNSYVVNKLFLVVFPWRHKPWSRKQAVGQNGQEGWYLAPRDDINSPDMYIPVMAIVTYILLSTLIAGLGGKFQPELLGKTATIGLVVVIVEIIALKLGCYLLSISSQSQLLDLIAYSGYKFVGIIVTIVVAEILNGGKGTGGWIGWGVFLYTFLANSLFLMRSLKYVLLPETSGGNNGPMQTDSRAKRNQRTQFLFFYSYIVQFFFMWVLTRVKKN; this comes from the exons ATGCAGCGAGCGACGTACGCGCAATCGCCCCCCCTTCACCATCCAGTTCCTCAGCATGTGTCAACCGTGCCCCAACTAAGatcgccgcctcctcccccggGCTCTGCGCAATCGCACGGCTACGGGGGCAGCGGGACGACTCCCTACCAGCAGCAGGGAGGTACCAGCGGGAATGTCTTTGGCGCCTACGGAAACTTTATGAACGATCCCACGGCGCAGGTGGCGGCGCAGTTCGGCCAGACGGCCTTCAAGCATGGACAAGAGTACATGGAGCAGAAC TTTGGCCGATATGTCAACGTCTCTGCGCTCAAGCACTACTTCAACGTCTCCAACTCGTACGTCGTCAAcaagctcttcctcgtcgtcttccccTGGAGGCACAAGCCTTGGTCGCGCAAGCAAGCCGTCGGGCAGAATGGGCAGGAGGGCTGGTACCTCGCCCCGCGAGACGACATCAACAGCCCCGACATGTACATCCCAG TCATGGCAATCGTCACATATATCCTCCTCTCGACCCTGATCGCCGGTCTCGGTGGCAAGTTCCAGCCTGAGCTCCTCGGAAAGACGGCCACGATTGGCCTCGTCGTTGTCATTGTCGAGATTATCGCCCTCAAGTTGGGATGCTACCTCCTGAGCATCTCTAGCCAGTCACAGCTGTTGGATCTGATCGCATACTCGGGCTATAAGTTTGTGGGCATCATTGTTACCATTGTTGTTgccgagatcctcaacgGCGGCAAGGGAACTGGTGGCTGGATTGGCTGGGGAGTGTTTCTGTACACCTTCCTGGCCAACTCGCTCTTCTTG ATGCGATCACTCAAGTACGTGCTCCTCCCCGAGACGTCGGGCGGCAACAACGGACCGATGCAGACCGACTCTCGAGCGAAGCGCAACCAGCGGACTcagttcctcttcttctactCGTACATTGTGCAGTTCTTCTTCATGTGGGTTCTTACCAGGGTGAAAAAGAACTAA
- a CDS encoding Mid2 domain-containing protein produces the protein MYATRLFQLLLVALSVVCVAQATWIDMDKVHQNERRLVRRASPTQAAEPSSAVEETKPSDTKEEDPASASPTEDNKQTSAAETAKPSEPTNDSKPSATEADPAPETSAEPDPETSAAAEPTNKATSKTAEKTSAKPAETTASSPADDSEPTASPSASEDNNSQSTQQEAPATTSSSNSSGNKDEDDTSSSDSNDDGPSKTAEEKNTRTTAQPVTSTFIDVVTRTNSDGNLETMTTTSVTTSTPGLSSDGSDSSSGMSPKTRNTVIGVVVGIGGAIVVGALAVVAWRIWGRKKHNDEADGLMDFNETNNSSGHGVNSTNGAYHAVEKTEPGSIGSAGGPGRSPFQATLDNYHQPTQVNASSNF, from the coding sequence ATGTACGCCACACGACTCTTCCAGCTACTCCTGGTAGCTCTCTCTGTCGTCTGTGTCGCCCAGGCAACATGGATCGATATGGACAAGGTTCACCAGAACGAGCGACGACTCGTTCGAAGAGCAAGCCCTACCCAGGCGGCCGAGCCTAGTTCCGCCGTCGAAGAGACCAAACCCTCcgacaccaaggaggaggatccCGCTTCTGCCTCTCCCACCGAGGACAACAAGCAGACCTCTGCAGCTGAAACCGCGAAACCCTCTGAGCCCACCAACGACTCGAAGCCATCTGCTACCGAAGCCGATCCTGCGCCTGAAACCTCCGCCGAACCCGACCCGGAGACCAGCGCTGCTGCCGAGCCCACCAACAAGGCCACTTCCAAGACTGCCGAGAAGACTTCCGCCAAGCCTGCAGAAACTACTGCATCGTCACCAGCAGATGACTCCGAGCCCACTGCTTCTCCCTCTGCCAGCGAAGACAACAACTCTCAGTCTACTCAGCAGGAAGCTCCTGCGACaacatcctcctccaacagCAGCGGaaacaaggacgaggacgacacgagcagcagcgacagcaaCGATGACGGGCCCAGCAAGACTgcggaggagaagaacaCCCGCACCACGGCCCAGCCTGTCACTTCCACTTTCATCGATGTTGTCACTAGGACCAACAGCGACGGCAACCTGGAGACCATGACCACGACCAGCGTGACGACCTCGACTCCCGGCCTTAGCTCGGACGGTAGTGACAGCTCGTCCGGCATGTCGCCCAAGACCCGCAACACCGTCATCGGTGTCGTCGTTGGTATCGGTGGTGCTATTGTCGTCGGTGCTCTTGCTGTTGTTGCCTGGAGGATCTGGGGCCGCAAGAAGCACAATGACGAGGCTGACGGTCTCATGGACTTCAACGagaccaacaacagcagcggcCACGGAGTCAACTCCACCAATGGTGCCTACCACGCCGTCGAGAAGACCGAGCCCGGCAGCATTGGTAGCGCTGGCGGTCCTGGGCGCTCTCCGTTCCAAGCCACCCTCGACAACTACCACCAGCCCACGCAAGTGAACGCCTCATCCAACTTCTGA
- a CDS encoding SRP54 domain-containing protein, translating into MLDSFEILTTSGVVVWSRTYTPINPSIINNFIADTFIEEKSGAVALSDSRSAANNPAYRSDQHTLKWTLVKELGVIFVAVYRSLLHLSWVDKLVDNIRTIFVKLYGEQLTKPHTTLVECHAFDEYFDQQLQELDQTTAKGVPSVTVGALPLEEKTISGNLGDEPPVAPGLTYRGRTLNNTNEPTSRESTPALTPNGSRPTTPSNHLLVAKGPLKMSRRARKAKNQSSAPVSSGDEAPKKKKAPKKGRKWDADGFADEDDDVQLDYSAKAHATSESEAEATGRSTAIDEIDSNTWGSRSKGKFVLKDLGDEVHEILASEAEKAADAKSQPKAGLFGSGVNAISGLFRNVVGGKTLTKADLDAAMKGMEEHLLKKNVAREAAVRLCEGVEKELLGVKTGSFESINTRIQAAMEASLTKMLTPTSSLDLLREIDAITAPSVTSMRKARPYVMSIVGVNGVGKSTNLSKICFFLLQNKYKVLIAAGDTFRSGAVEQLAVHVRNLKELTAREGGRVELYQKGYGKDAAAVAKDAVAHAAQEGFDVVLIDTAGRRHNDQRLMSSLEKFAKFAQPDKILMVGEALVGTDSVAQARNFNAAFGAVRSLDGFIISKCDTVGDMVGTLVSLVHATNVPVLFVGVGQHYSDLRNFSVKWAVEKLLSNN; encoded by the exons ATGTTGGACTCGTTCGAGATCTTGACCACCTCTGGTGTCGTCGTCTGGTCGCGCACCTATACGCCCATCAACCCGTCCATCATTAACAACTTCATCGCCGATACCTTtattgaggagaagagcggCGCCGTCGCATTGAGCGACTCCAGATCTGCCGCCAACAACCCGGCTTACAGAAGCGACCAGCACACGCTCAAGTGGACATTGGTCAAGGAATTGGGCGTCATTTTTGTC GCCGTCTACCgatccctcctccacctgTCATGGGtcgacaagctcgtcgacAACATCAGGACCATCTTTGTCAAGCTCTACGGCGAACAGCTCACCAAGCCTCACACTACCCTCGTCGAGTGCCATGCCTTTGATGAATATTTCGACCAACAACTCCAAGAGCTGGACCAGACCACCGCCAAGGGTGTACCCTCTGTGACGGTCGGCGCACTTCCTCTTGAGGAAAAAACCATCTCGGGCAATCTAGGCGACGAACCTCCCGTTGCGCCGGGCTTGACTTATAGAGGTCGCACCCTCAACAATACCAATGAACCTACATCCCGCGAGTCGACCCCCGCCTTGACCCCCAATGGCTCGCGACCAACTACGCCCAGCAACCACCTCCTCGTGGCCAAGGGCCCCCTCAAGATGTCGCGCCGCGCgcgcaaggccaagaaccaGTCTTCTGCCCCCGTCTCTTCCGGCGACGAagcgcccaagaagaagaaggcgcccAAGAAGGGGCGCAAGTGGGATGCCGACGGCTTCGcggatgaggacgacgatgtgCAGCTCGACTACTCAGCCAAGGCCCACGCCACTAGTGAGTCCGAGGCTGAGGCGACAGGCCGATCAACCGCTATCGACGAGATCGATTCCAATACCTGGGGTTCAAGGTCAAAGGGCAAATTTGTGCTCAAGGATCTAGGTGATGAGGTGCATGAGATCCTTGCGTCTGAGGCAGAGAAGGCCGCAGACGCAAAGTCGCAGCCCAAGGCTGGTCTCTTTGGATCTGGCGTCAATGCCATCAGCGGTCTCTTCCGCAACGTCGTAGGAGGCAAGACCCTGACCAAGGCGGATCTTGACGCCGCTATGAAGGGGATGGAGGAGCATCTCCTTAAGAAGAACGTTGCGCGAGAGGCCGCTGTGCGGCTATGCGAGGGAGTTGAGAAGGAACTGCTCGGTGTCAAGACCGGTAGCTTTGAGAGCATCAACACCAGGATCCAGGCCGCCATGGAGGCGTCGTTGACCAAGATGCTCACCCCGACCTCCTCCCTCGATCTCCTTCGTGAGATTGACGCCATCACGGCGCCATCAGTCACATCTATGCGCAAGGCGCGCCCCTACGTCATGTCCATTGTGGGCGTCAACGGCGTAGGCAAGTCCACCAACCTCTCCAAgatctgcttcttcctccttcagAACAAGTACAAGGTCCTCATCGCCGCGGGCGACACCTTCCGTTCTGGCGCTGTTGAGCAGCTCGCCGTCCATGTTCGCAACCTCAAGGAGCTGACGGCTCGTGAGGGTGGCCGCGTCGAGCTGTACCAGAAGGGCTACGGCAAGGATGCAGCCGCCGTGGCCAAGGACGCTGTCGCCCACGCCGCGCAGGAGGGCTTCGACGTGGTCCTTATTGACACGGCTGGCCGGAGACACAATGACCAGCGTCTCATGTCGTCGCTAGAGAAGTTTGCCAAGTTTGCCCAGCCAGACAAGATTCTCATGGTTGGCGAG GCCCTTGTCGGTACCGACTCTGTCGCTCAAGCCCGCAACTTCAACGCTGCTTTCGGCGCCGTCCGATCCCTCgacggcttcatcatctcaaAGTGTGACACAGTCGGCGACATGGTTGGCACGCTGGTCAGTCTCGTCCACGCGACAAATGTGCCTGTACTATTTGTCGGTGTCGGCCAGCACTATTCTGACCTGCGCAACTTTTCCGTCAAGTGGGcggttgagaagctcctaagtaataattaa